From the Bombus pascuorum chromosome 7, iyBomPasc1.1, whole genome shotgun sequence genome, one window contains:
- the LOC132909195 gene encoding all trans-polyprenyl-diphosphate synthase PDSS2: MSTNKITFNLLRNRNITRGILCSDHNVNCERQRNMHISTQNRFHLHQSNKVEAKLGGSQKPDWNRAVSEAEKIVGYPTSFLSLRWLLSDEIANVALHLRKLVGSNHPLLKTAKSVIYNGRNNMQAWGLIVLLISKAAGHLGVDDMEEDKAAGVLHSQRALAEVTEMIRTSHLVHKGLVNIESDVYVETSELNDMNFGNKIALLSGDYLLANSCAELANLRNQDIVELMSSAVRDLAEAEFVGRRDNQNNPLPSIPPEIRKDYAVKEWTLRNVLSAGALLGKSCKGALKLAGHSNEIQEQGYNFGKHLALAWQAGLDLGPFITKDQNVTFNLCSAPIMFHIEHDPSILTEIDKGLESVNNVDYVKIHKIVMMGPGVELTKQLQKRHSQRAMEVLSVFEKNDARTALYNIIAAMGDF, translated from the exons ATGTCTACgaacaaaattacatttaatttattgagaaacagaaatataacCAGAGGAATCTTATGCAGTGATCATAATGTGAATTgtgaaagacaaagaaatatGCACATTTCTACACAAAACAGATTCCATTTACATCAATCCAACAAGGTTGAAGCAAAGCTTGGAGGAAGTCAAAAACCAGATTGGAACAGAGCGGTTTCAGAAGCAGAGAAAATTGTTGGATATCCAACATCATTTCTGAGTTTACGGTGGCTCTTAAGCGATGAAATAGCAAATGTAGCTTTGCATTTGAGAAAACTAGTAGGATCTAATCATCCTTTGTTAAAAACAGCCaa aaGTGTTATTTATAATGGACGTAACAACATGCAAGCATGGGGTCTTATTGTATTGTTAATTTCAAAAGCTGCTGGTCATTTAGGCGTAGATGATATGGAGGAAGACAAAGCTGCAGGTGTATTACACag tcaAAGAGCTTTAGCAGAAGTAACTGAAATGATACGTACTAGTCATCTTGTTCACAAAGGTTTAGTAAATATAGAATCTGATGTTTATGTAGAAACATCAGAACTGAATGATATGAATTTTGGTAATAAAATTGCACTACTAAGTGGGGATTATTTATTAGCAAATTCTTGTGCTGAATTAGCAAATCTTCGCAATCAagat ATTGTTGAATTAATGTCAAGTGCTGTGAGAGACTTAGCAGAGGCAGAATTTGTAGGACGTAGAGATAACCAAAATAATCCTTTACCTTCTATACCACCTGAAATTCGTAAGGATTATGCAGTAAAGGAATGGACTCTTAGAAATGTTTTAAGTGCTGGTGCCTTATTAGGAAAATCTTGTAAAGGTGCATTAAAATTAGCAGGACACAGCAATGAAATACAGGAACAAGGTTACAATTTTGGAAAACACTTAGCATTGGCTTGGCAAGCTGGCTTAGATTTAGGTCcatttattacaaaagatCAAAATGTAACATTCAATCTATGTTCTGCACCGATTATGTTTCATATTGAACATGACCCATCAATTTTGACAGAAATTGATAAAGGTTTGGAATCTGTAAATAATGTAGATTATGTTAAG ATTCATAAAATTGTTATGATGGGACCTGGAGTAGAATTAACAAAACAATTACAGAAAAGACATTCACAAAGAGCAATGGAAGTTTTAAGTGTATTTGAAAAGAATGATGCAAGAACagcattatataatattattgcaGCTATGGGGGATTTCTGA